From Pseudodesulfovibrio sp. S3, one genomic window encodes:
- the ispG gene encoding flavodoxin-dependent (E)-4-hydroxy-3-methylbut-2-enyl-diphosphate synthase: MQRKQTRSMSIGGVGIGGDNPVRVQSMCNTDTRDVLATVTQINQLAEAGCEIVRLAVPDEAAAAKLAAIREQSPVPLIADIHFDHRLALAALEAGFDGLRINPGNIGDENKVDIVVKAALAHGTPIRIGVNGGSLEKDLLRHHGGPTPEAMVESGLRHVAMLEKRGFNDIKISLKTSSVLKTVEAYRIMSEKVDYPLHIGITEAGTLVRGAVKSAVGLGILLHDGIGDTLRVSLTHDPVAEIGVAYEILRSLGLRERGPEIISCPTCGRTEIGLIELAEQVEAALRGVEEVFTVAVMGCVVNGPGEAREADIGIAGGRDLGIIFKKGEIVRKVRGSDNLLPEFMKEIDKFLEERRSE; the protein is encoded by the coding sequence ATGCAACGCAAGCAGACACGATCCATGAGTATAGGCGGTGTGGGCATCGGCGGGGACAACCCTGTTCGCGTCCAGTCCATGTGCAACACCGACACCCGCGACGTCCTGGCAACGGTGACCCAGATCAACCAACTGGCCGAGGCCGGGTGCGAGATCGTGCGTCTGGCCGTGCCCGACGAAGCCGCAGCCGCCAAGCTGGCCGCCATCCGCGAGCAGTCCCCGGTGCCGCTCATTGCGGACATCCATTTCGACCACCGTCTGGCCCTGGCCGCCCTGGAGGCGGGGTTCGACGGCCTGCGTATCAATCCCGGCAATATCGGGGACGAAAACAAGGTGGACATCGTGGTCAAGGCTGCACTCGCCCACGGCACCCCCATCCGCATCGGCGTCAACGGCGGTTCCCTCGAAAAGGACCTGCTCCGGCACCATGGCGGTCCCACGCCCGAGGCCATGGTGGAATCCGGTCTGCGTCACGTGGCCATGCTCGAAAAGCGCGGTTTTAACGACATCAAGATTTCGCTCAAGACCTCGTCGGTCCTGAAAACCGTCGAGGCGTACCGGATCATGTCGGAAAAGGTGGACTACCCGCTGCACATCGGCATCACCGAGGCCGGAACCCTGGTGCGCGGAGCGGTCAAGTCCGCTGTAGGACTGGGCATCCTGCTGCATGACGGTATCGGCGACACCCTGCGCGTGTCCCTGACCCACGATCCGGTGGCCGAGATCGGCGTGGCCTATGAAATCCTGCGATCATTGGGCTTGCGTGAACGTGGCCCGGAGATTATATCCTGCCCCACCTGCGGAAGAACCGAGATCGGCCTGATCGAGCTGGCCGAACAGGTGGAGGCGGCCCTTCGAGGGGTGGAAGAGGTCTTCACCGTGGCTGTCATGGGGTGCGTGGTCAACGGCCCCGGAGAGGCCAGGGAAGCGGATATCGGCATTGCCGGAGGCCGTGATCTGGGCATAATTTTCAAGAAGGGCGAGATCGTCCGCAAGGTCCGGGGCAGCGACAACCTGTTGCCGGAATTCATGAAGGAAATCGATAAATTCCTGGAAGAAAGGAGAAGTGAATAA